CGTTTTCACCCCATGTCCCCGCTTTGCGGGACATGGACTCCCTTTTGGTCCCCGTAGCGAAGCGGAGCGGGAATGACATAGCAGAAGCCTAAATACGTTAGCTATATAAACCTTTTTATTATTGCCAGGTTTTTTTCGGTGGCGCCTTGCTGCGAAGCGATTACGTCAATTCCCTTTTTGCCTGTTTCTTTGAGCCGGGTTAAATCAGACAGCAATTCTTTCAGTTTATGGAGCAGTTCTTCCTTATCCTTAACCATAAACCCGGCGCCTGCCTTAACTAATAAATCGGCACTTTCCCGGAAATTATACACAAAAGAACCGAAAATCACCGGTTTTCCCAAAGCCGCCGGTTCGAGCATATTCTGCCCGCCACGGTCTATCAGGCTTCCGCCGACAAAAACTATCGATGCGAGCGAATAAATCATGCTTAATTCGCCCATGGTATCCAGAAAGATAACATAGTTGTTAGATGTTAGTTGTTCGTTGTTAGAGGGTTTGCTGCGCTTCAGGCAGGCGAATCCCTTTGACTTAATCAGGCTTTCCACCTCGCAGAATCTTTCGGGATGGCGGGGAGCGAGTATTAATTTCAGATTGCTGATTGTAGCTTTTAGATTAGAGTAAATATCCAGGAGAATTTCCTCTTCCGGTGCGCTTGTGCTACCGGCTATCAGCACAATATCTTTGTCCCTAATCCCCATCTCATCTTGGAGTTTGCGAAGCGGAGCGGAGTCCCGCTCTGCGGGAGGATTTTTAATCATATCGTATTTCATATTCCCCGTTACGGTGATTCTTTCTTTGGGAACGTTCAGTTGGGCATATCGTTGGGCGTATGTCTCGTCCTGGACGCCGAAATGGCTGAGCATAGCAAGTGACGGCTTGAATATCAATCCGGATTTGCTGTAACGATTAAATGATTTTTCGGTAATTCGGGCATTTAAAAGCAATACCGGGATTTTCATGCCGGATGCCGCCCTGATGAAATTAGGCCAGATTTCCTGCTCTAATAGTATTATAAGTCTTGGGTTAATCCGCCTTAGGGCTCTTTTAACCACCCATGATAAATCTATAGGGAAGAATATGCACAGGGAGTTGGGATACTTCTTCCTGATAAGCGACTGGGCAGTTGGGGTAAGGGAAGAAAGCACAATAGCGTAATCAGGATAATCCGTAAGCAATTTCTCGATAAGGAGCTCGACTGATTTAAGCTCGCCTACAGATGCGCCATGCAACCAGATTGAT
The DNA window shown above is from Planctomycetota bacterium and carries:
- a CDS encoding 3-deoxy-D-manno-octulosonic acid transferase — protein: MSFIINIIYILAIIIVLPYYLVKFITTPSARMGLWQRFGFIPKIDKPSIWLHGASVGELKSVELLIEKLLTDYPDYAIVLSSLTPTAQSLIRKKYPNSLCIFFPIDLSWVVKRALRRINPRLIILLEQEIWPNFIRAASGMKIPVLLLNARITEKSFNRYSKSGLIFKPSLAMLSHFGVQDETYAQRYAQLNVPKERITVTGNMKYDMIKNPPAERDSAPLRKLQDEMGIRDKDIVLIAGSTSAPEEEILLDIYSNLKATISNLKLILAPRHPERFCEVESLIKSKGFACLKRSKPSNNEQLTSNNYVIFLDTMGELSMIYSLASIVFVGGSLIDRGGQNMLEPAALGKPVIFGSFVYNFRESADLLVKAGAGFMVKDKEELLHKLKELLSDLTRLKETGKKGIDVIASQQGATEKNLAIIKRFI